The following coding sequences lie in one Sorghum bicolor cultivar BTx623 chromosome 6, Sorghum_bicolor_NCBIv3, whole genome shotgun sequence genomic window:
- the LOC8060160 gene encoding BAG family molecular chaperone regulator 3: protein MIKLRYPKKLFRRSSSKGSTTSSSSDGDAGSVRGGGEIEWEVRPGGMLVQKRDCRADVEVITVRVATGFSWHDVSVVATCTFGELKVVLSMVTGLEPREQRLLFRGKEREDSDHLHMIGVRDMDKVLLLEDPALKDMKLRAGLTAQAVQSPYQTFIKV from the exons ATGATCAAGCTGAGGTACCCCAAGAAGCTGTTCAGGAGGAGCTCCTCCAAGGGCAGCactaccagcagcagcagcgacggcGATGCCGGCAGCGTCCGCGGCGGCGGGGAGATCGAGTGGGAGGTTCGGCCGGGCGGCATGCTGGTGCAGAAGAGGGACTGCAGGGCGGACGTGGAGGTCATCACCGTCAGGGTCGCCACCGGCTTCTCCTGGCACGACGTCTCCGTTGTGGCTACCTGCACTTTTG GTGAGCTGAAGGTGGTGCTGTCCATGGTGACAGGGCTGGAGCCTCGGGAGCAGAGGCTGCTGTTCAGGGGCAAGGAGAGGGAGGACAGCGACCACCTCCACATGATCGGGGTGAGGGACATGGACAAGGTGCTGCTCCTCGAGGACCCTGCCCTCAAGGACATGAAGCTCCGGGCCGGACTCACAGCCCAGGCCGTGCAGAGCCCGTATCAGACTTTTATCAAGGTGTAG